Within the Candidatus Methylomirabilota bacterium genome, the region GCTCACGGTCAGGAGCAGGGGAAGCGTGAAGAGGCTGCCGGGCTTCATGGTTTCCCTCGGGACAATGCGGTGCACACTCCCGCGCCCCGCCCTCTCCCCCCGAAGTAAGGGGAGAGGGCAACCCGGTGTTCCGCGTCTGTTTGCAGACAGGCGCTAGTCACCGATGACACAGGCGATGGTGCCGAGGGTGAAGTTGTTGCCCCCGCCATCCGTGGCGACGCCTTCGTTACAGAAGGGTATGCGGTTGCCCTTGGCTTTGTTGCCGGTCAGCGTGGCGGTGGCGCCGGAGCTCACCTCGAAGCCCACGCCGTTGTTCTCTTTGGCCTCGTTGTTCTCAAGTGTGATGCCGGTGGCTCCCTTTACGTCGAAGCCATCCTGCCGGTTCTCCTCGGCTTCGTTGTCGGTCAGCGTGTGGCCGGTGCCGCCGATTGAGAACCCGTCGCCATGATTCTCCTCGGCCTCGTTATGATACAGGATGTGGCCGGTCCCGGAGATCTTGAAGCCGGGCTCGTTCTCATCCCCGCCGTTGTCTCTGGCTTTGTTGTGCCGGATGGTGATCCCAGTTCCCGAGATGTCAAACCCTTCGTCCGCCGCCCGGCGGGCCTCGTTGCCGTCCACTAGAAAGCCGGCGACACCGGCGAAGATGTCGAAGCCCTGGCTATCGTCGGCGATGTCTCTGGCTTTGTTGTCGGTTACCTCACCGCTGGAGCAAGGGCCGGGGGCAAAACAGTCGACCAGATACCCTTCATCATAAGCGCCCTTCACCGAGTTGTGGTAGACGACCGGGTTGTCGCCGCTCCAGTCGACCCCCCTGGATTCGCACGCGCGCATGTCGTTATCGGCAATCAGGACGTTGTTGCCCGACCCGTCGATACATACCCCGGCCACGAAGATGTCGTTTTTCTTAATCACGGCGTTGTTGCCGCGGACGTCGATCCCATCACCGTTGCAGTTTCTTATGTCGTTTTTCTTAATCTCAGCGTCGTTGCCGAAAAGGTCGATGCACTCGCGGCCGTCGGAAACCTCGATCTTGTTGTCCACGATCTTGGCGCGGTCCCCGTTGACTGCGATGCAGTCGTCATCGCAGTTTCTGATCTCACTATGATAAATGCTTACGTCGGCGGCGTCCGCATCGATCCCCTCCGAACCGCAGCCGAGGAGCTTCACCTTATCCACCGTGGTGGGACCGTCGTCGATATTGATGCAATCACTATCCGGTCCGGTGACGGTAACCTTCTTGATCACCGTCCCGTTCGCTCCGGGGTGGACACGGATGCCGTCGCTCGTCCCGTTCCGAAGGGTAAACTCCTTCAGCGTCACGCCGTCGGCGAAGACGTCGATGCCGTTGCCGAAGGGTTCAACCTCTGGGTCGATGATGACTTTCTTCCGGCTCTTCCCCTTGACGGTGAGGCCGGTCTTAGCGACCGGGACGTCGAACTGCTGCAGGTAGACCCCCTTGTCGATCGTCACCGTGTTGCCGGCGCTGGCGGCGTCGATGGCCGCCTGAATTGAGGCAAAGCATCCACCCGTGCCCCCGACGTTGACGCACTGGTCGGCGGCCTCGCCGGGCGTCGGCACAAAGAGCAACACGGCGAGCAACGCGCCCGCAGTCAGTATCTTCCGCTCAATCGTGATTGGTCTCATGGTCATGTCCTCCTTTCTCCGTTTGCGCAGGCCTATTGCTTCAGCTCCCGCTCGACCTTTTCCGCGTGCTCAAGCGCGCCTTCGTAGTTTCCGCTGTTAAAGCGACTTTCGGCGCGTTTAAGCTCGATCTCCGCCTCCTGCAGCCGGTCGCGGGCGTCCTCGTCGCCCTCGCCTGAGGCCAGCTGCTGAGCGTACTCCTCGATGAGCACGTCCGCCTGCTGGATAGCGGTCTGGGCTTGCGTCGCAAGATCGCCCTGGGCCTCACTCCCTGCCAGGGCCGGTGCCCCGCTGACCAGCAGAGCGGCCAACGCCATCAGCATGAGGAGACGAGCTCCCCTTCGCCACATGTCCATGAGTTCCCTCCTTTCGACATAAAAGGTTCGTGACAACCTCCATCCCTCCCTTACTCCAGGCTCCAGGCCAAGGCACCGTCGAATCGCAGCGGCCCCTTGGGTAAGGTTCCGGTTTGACCTTGCTTTTGCCTGTCAGCCCAATAAATAGGCTGCACTTTATCCCAGCGACTCGTCAACGGATCGATTTGCCGCTGCGCTGGCACGGCACTGACGGCCGACACGCCAAGAACTGATGAACGCTCAGGTATCAGCTATCAACCCAAGTGATCAAGTAGTGAAGAGTGAAGTGATAAAGTGAAGTGAAGTGATAAGAACTCCCTTTTGGGTGAGAGCAGAATAATTGAGGCAGGCGCTTCGTGTCGAGACGAAGATTTCCTTGAACTCGGCACCTGTGGCTGTAAAGCAAAACGCCCCCCAGGCCATGCTCCGCCCGAGAGGGCGTCTGAATGTGTGTTGCGCCGTCGATCATGCCTTGCGGTGGGCCGAGGAATTGCTAAAGTTACCCCCGGTTCCATCTTTCCCCTATCTGCGGAGAGCGTTTAATAGCAAGTTTCGATTCCTCTTCGAGAGTTGTCAATCACCCTAAGGTGCTGTTTCGAAGCCAAAAAGGTCCTAGGACCTTAGGCCGAGGCGCCTGAGCAGGGCGTCGAGCTGAGAGAGCATCGTGCTCTCGGCTACCAGGCGTCCCCAGCGTTTGGAAGCGGATGTTACCCTGTGGATTATTCAGGTCCTCCCAGAATGGGGCGATGAGATTATTCGGAACACGGGCCTGGGGCAGCGGCCGGCCAAAACAGCATCCATTATTGCCGGTAGGGGTGAAAGTAACAAAGCCGTTGGACGAGATAAATAGCTGGGTGTAATCAATTCCGTAGAAGTTGAACGGAAAGGGGATTGGGATGGCCGCACTCACCTGATCGTCGCCGAGTGGGACAACCGTGCCGCTACCACTGATATCGCGCAGGTTAAACGGGATAGTCACGCCTCTGTAACCAAAGTCGTCCGGCCCAGGAAAGGGCGTGGCCACTGCAAGCCGGGGGCAAACGAAGGCGAGCACTGTCGCGAGCCAGATGGATATACATAACGTGAAACTGCTGATCTGCCGTCCTTTCATTTTTTTCTCCGTCTGAAGGCGCTGAGTGGAAATCAAAATAAAAAACCTCAAGAAGGAACCTCGTCCTCCTTGAGGCGTCGTGGC harbors:
- a CDS encoding right-handed parallel beta-helix repeat-containing protein — translated: MRPITIERKILTAGALLAVLLFVPTPGEAADQCVNVGGTGGCFASIQAAIDAASAGNTVTIDKGVYLQQFDVPVAKTGLTVKGKSRKKVIIDPEVEPFGNGIDVFADGVTLKEFTLRNGTSDGIRVHPGANGTVIKKVTVTGPDSDCINIDDGPTTVDKVKLLGCGSEGIDADAADVSIYHSEIRNCDDDCIAVNGDRAKIVDNKIEVSDGRECIDLFGNDAEIKKNDIRNCNGDGIDVRGNNAVIKKNDIFVAGVCIDGSGNNVLIADNDMRACESRGVDWSGDNPVVYHNSVKGAYDEGYLVDCFAPGPCSSGEVTDNKARDIADDSQGFDIFAGVAGFLVDGNEARRAADEGFDISGTGITIRHNKARDNGGDENEPGFKISGTGHILYHNEAEENHGDGFSIGGTGHTLTDNEAEENRQDGFDVKGATGITLENNEAKENNGVGFEVSSGATATLTGNKAKGNRIPFCNEGVATDGGGNNFTLGTIACVIGD